One genomic segment of Paenibacillus sp. FSL H8-0332 includes these proteins:
- a CDS encoding 5-methyltetrahydropteroyltriglutamate--homocysteine methyltransferase: protein MCDRFQIVGSLLRPAELLEYKQQIEHRDDIQYPFYEDFQGYEQCEAKAIQSVVEQASENGLSILTDGEYSKSMWHLDFVWGFQGIERYIAPHGYFFRDIDGTSKYETRKDIGLRITGELGGKNHHFLQAYRQLQAHAGDRETKLCVPSPSHIFGELSWSDNLGGEGAVYQNRDELKAGLVTAYKDFVGEFAAAGGKILQFDDCLWELFADDNPNSPFTGEKINHEEVQSLATEFIDINNTIIDYGHSLGLKMWTHNCRGNYDSRNMGGGSYVKIANLFLKQLKYDRFFLEWDDERAGSLEALAVFKDRPETEIVLGLLSSKTSTLDDETRVLRMLDEASTIIPKERLLLSHQCGFASCDGGNELTEAEQWAKIRQGQKIAQQYWA from the coding sequence ATGTGTGATAGATTTCAGATCGTAGGCAGCCTGCTGCGTCCGGCGGAGCTATTAGAATATAAGCAGCAAATCGAACACCGGGACGATATTCAGTATCCTTTTTACGAGGATTTCCAGGGCTATGAGCAGTGTGAGGCGAAGGCGATTCAGTCGGTAGTCGAGCAGGCGAGCGAGAATGGGCTGAGCATTCTGACGGATGGGGAGTACTCCAAGTCGATGTGGCATCTGGACTTTGTCTGGGGCTTCCAGGGCATTGAACGCTATATTGCGCCTCACGGGTATTTCTTCAGAGATATTGACGGCACCTCCAAATACGAGACGCGAAAAGACATCGGTCTGCGCATCACAGGTGAACTCGGCGGGAAGAATCACCACTTCCTTCAGGCGTACCGCCAGCTTCAGGCTCATGCCGGAGACCGGGAGACGAAGCTGTGCGTGCCTTCGCCGTCCCATATCTTCGGAGAGCTGTCCTGGTCGGATAACCTTGGCGGCGAGGGTGCAGTGTACCAGAACCGTGATGAGCTGAAGGCCGGTCTGGTGACGGCGTATAAGGATTTCGTAGGGGAATTCGCAGCCGCTGGCGGTAAGATTCTGCAATTCGACGACTGCCTCTGGGAGCTGTTCGCGGACGATAATCCGAATTCACCTTTTACCGGCGAGAAAATCAACCATGAAGAAGTACAGAGTCTCGCCACAGAGTTCATCGATATTAATAACACCATTATTGATTACGGACATAGCCTGGGGCTGAAAATGTGGACCCATAACTGCCGCGGCAATTATGATTCCCGGAATATGGGCGGCGGCTCTTATGTGAAGATTGCCAACCTGTTCCTGAAGCAGCTGAAGTACGACCGCTTCTTCCTGGAGTGGGATGACGAACGCGCTGGCTCGCTGGAGGCACTTGCTGTGTTCAAGGATAGACCGGAGACGGAAATTGTACTTGGCTTGCTGTCTTCCAAAACCAGTACGCTGGACGATGAGACCCGTGTCCTCCGCATGCTGGATGAGGCGTCCACGATCATTCCGAAGGAGAGATTACTGCTCTCCCACCAATGCGGCTTCGCCTCCTGTGACGGAGGGAATGAGCTGACGGAAGCGGAGCAATGGGCGAAGATTAGACAGGGGCAAAAGATTGCCCAGCAATATTGGGCTTAA
- a CDS encoding stalk domain-containing protein: protein MGNSKAGKRFMMAAVLVLSLAVSGISGAAAGIKTMKKDGMELMNLRQAAMMYGYSIEWNSKDRSVSLMYMDKMMDDSKMMDDGKMMDDGKMMDDGKMMDDGKMMDDGKMMDDGKMMDDGKMMDDSKMMDDGKMMDDGKMMDDGMKPMGKMIKVMIGSKKMMVDGKTVNLSMAPALYDGSTYVADTVVTMYMKPAKAMK from the coding sequence ATGGGTAACAGCAAAGCAGGCAAACGGTTCATGATGGCGGCAGTATTGGTACTTTCTCTGGCGGTGTCCGGCATCTCCGGCGCAGCGGCAGGCATCAAGACGATGAAAAAAGACGGCATGGAGCTAATGAACCTAAGACAGGCCGCCATGATGTACGGCTACAGCATTGAATGGAACAGCAAGGACCGCTCCGTATCGCTGATGTACATGGACAAGATGATGGACGACAGCAAGATGATGGACGACGGCAAGATGATGGACGACGGCAAGATGATGGATGACGGCAAGATGATGGACGACGGCAAGATGATGGATGACGGCAAGATGATGGATGATGGCAAGATGATGGATGACGGCAAGATGATGGACGACAGCAAGATGATGGACGACGGCAAGATGATGGATGACGGCAAGATGATGGACGACGGCATGAAGCCGATGGGTAAGATGATCAAGGTAATGATCGGGTCGAAAAAAATGATGGTCGACGGTAAGACGGTTAATCTGAGCATGGCCCCTGCCCTGTACGATGGAAGCACTTATGTGGCGGATACGGTAGTGACCATGTACATGAAGCCTGCCAAGGCCATGAAATAA